One window of Treponema denticola genomic DNA carries:
- a CDS encoding tetratricopeptide repeat protein: MTDFQKFLIGILAGIFIAVLVVVGILFFTKSRTSDSAAADMQTLAKIEAEKEELARLQEKRAKIEAELEQAKKESEKEKALLEAESIKRAEEINKNLAAASEKEKKAAEEEKKRKAAEALKRAEEARKRQEELIKQQQALKEAEAKKKASIDEAKKIAAAKAEADRKAKAEQERKAKEEADRKAKAEQERKAKLAAEQRAKEEAAKKISDAEREKKRLEEEAKKKAALDAQKAQEAERLAKQNADAKTRAQMDEVNRLVSEGVNFLKNGNLNSALNSFSKASTRMPDSEVSFTAKKYLDMASALNDYASAREGTGDAEKALSDADSYIKKSVNADGQNARAHYVYSQIADAQKQPQVAFVELEKAQSLDPDNYLYNYELGKKYYARGHYQKAKTSFERSVKSNPKFDNAFFNLGMSCRKLGLENEAFSAFSSAVKIKPDYVKAFLEMARIRKAQRKFDQAVENYKNAISYEPTNLPALREMAQVYADLGQNNLAERHFKEAITLGEDDAITYYNLATVQVDLGKYGEAMSNAEKAYKLKPADARVLYTYGLTLEKNGRKSEAYDYYTQAVSANRNYAKPRINLGRMYLDEGKFGEAEENLLAAYRLEQNNFEVNTNLGKLYGLKGDYTKSVNHYANAVKTQPLNITAKHNLASAYISANLKENAVSVYEQIIKVDTKNWDAYYELGKLYISLNKKADAKLILESVLNKNPNYPKAAEIRSILSSL, encoded by the coding sequence TTGACTGATTTTCAAAAATTTTTAATAGGTATTTTAGCGGGTATTTTTATAGCCGTTTTAGTTGTTGTAGGTATTTTATTTTTTACAAAGAGCAGGACTTCTGATTCTGCTGCTGCCGATATGCAGACCCTCGCTAAAATTGAGGCAGAAAAAGAAGAACTTGCCCGTCTTCAAGAAAAAAGAGCTAAGATAGAAGCTGAGCTTGAACAAGCAAAAAAAGAAAGTGAAAAGGAAAAAGCTCTTTTAGAAGCTGAAAGCATTAAGAGAGCTGAGGAAATTAACAAAAATCTTGCTGCGGCGTCAGAAAAAGAAAAAAAGGCCGCTGAAGAAGAAAAGAAAAGAAAGGCTGCAGAAGCTCTAAAACGGGCTGAAGAGGCAAGAAAGCGGCAAGAAGAATTGATCAAGCAGCAACAGGCCTTAAAAGAAGCTGAAGCAAAGAAAAAAGCATCGATAGATGAAGCAAAAAAGATCGCTGCTGCCAAGGCTGAAGCAGACCGCAAAGCAAAGGCTGAACAAGAGCGTAAAGCCAAAGAAGAAGCCGACCGAAAGGCCAAGGCTGAACAGGAACGCAAGGCAAAATTAGCTGCCGAGCAAAGAGCAAAAGAGGAAGCCGCAAAAAAGATATCGGATGCAGAAAGAGAAAAAAAGAGGCTCGAAGAAGAAGCCAAAAAGAAGGCTGCTCTAGATGCTCAAAAGGCTCAAGAAGCTGAAAGACTTGCAAAACAAAACGCCGATGCAAAGACCAGAGCTCAAATGGATGAGGTGAACCGCTTGGTTTCCGAAGGTGTAAACTTTTTAAAGAACGGAAATCTAAATTCGGCTCTTAACAGTTTTTCGAAGGCTTCAACAAGAATGCCGGATTCCGAAGTTTCGTTTACTGCAAAAAAATATTTGGATATGGCTTCTGCTTTAAACGACTATGCTTCGGCTCGTGAAGGAACCGGAGATGCCGAGAAAGCTCTTTCGGATGCCGATTCATACATAAAAAAATCCGTAAATGCCGACGGACAAAATGCAAGGGCTCATTATGTTTATTCTCAGATTGCAGATGCACAAAAACAGCCTCAAGTTGCCTTTGTAGAGTTGGAAAAGGCTCAAAGTTTGGATCCGGATAATTATTTATACAATTATGAACTCGGTAAAAAATATTACGCAAGAGGTCATTATCAAAAAGCAAAGACTTCCTTTGAAAGAAGCGTAAAATCCAATCCTAAATTCGATAATGCTTTTTTTAATTTGGGAATGTCTTGCAGAAAATTAGGTTTGGAAAATGAAGCTTTTTCCGCTTTTTCGTCAGCTGTAAAGATAAAGCCCGACTATGTAAAAGCCTTTTTGGAGATGGCCCGTATACGCAAGGCCCAACGGAAATTTGATCAAGCCGTAGAAAACTATAAGAATGCTATTTCTTATGAGCCGACCAATCTTCCGGCTTTGCGGGAAATGGCTCAAGTTTATGCGGATTTGGGACAAAATAATTTGGCCGAGCGTCACTTTAAGGAGGCTATTACTCTGGGAGAGGATGACGCCATAACTTATTATAACTTGGCAACGGTACAGGTTGATTTAGGAAAATACGGAGAAGCTATGTCTAATGCAGAAAAAGCTTATAAGCTAAAGCCTGCGGATGCAAGAGTTTTATATACATACGGGTTAACCTTGGAAAAAAACGGAAGAAAATCCGAAGCCTATGATTATTACACACAGGCTGTGTCTGCAAATAGAAACTATGCTAAGCCTAGAATAAATCTGGGGCGTATGTATTTGGATGAGGGAAAATTCGGTGAAGCGGAAGAAAACCTTTTGGCTGCCTATAGACTTGAACAAAATAATTTTGAAGTAAACACAAATTTAGGCAAGTTATACGGCCTAAAAGGAGACTATACTAAGTCGGTTAATCATTACGCTAATGCCGTAAAAACCCAGCCCCTTAATATTACGGCAAAACATAATTTGGCTTCAGCCTATATTTCTGCGAATCTAAAAGAAAATGCCGTAAGCGTTTATGAGCAGATTATAAAGGTCGATACTAAAAACTGGGATGCTTATTATGAGCTGGGTAAACTTTACATAAGTTTGAATAAAAAGGCTGATGCAAAGCTTATTTTGGAAAGTGTATTGAATAAAAATCCGAATTATCCAAAAGCTGCGGAAATTCGCTCGATACTTTCATCCCTTTAA
- a CDS encoding tetratricopeptide repeat protein — MKTHFYRLKFKKGIFFAVFLSFFSLLFAVDYFEEGKKFLYADKPQEAVSALFKASQEAGTPKSVYLYLGVAYFRIGKYSEALTYLSQGKDKDILNEHLYYYNIGNVYFLQNQFEASESAYNEAISSNGLYAPAFLNRANARIKLERLEGALQDYKIYLNLKPDTLQRSSIEKMISLLEGLAEEAERARALAEAKKAAEEAERLAAEARYKKLMEDVNANLSSVDNADAVSAGADDTIDYSEENELD; from the coding sequence ATGAAAACGCATTTTTATCGATTAAAATTCAAAAAAGGCATTTTTTTTGCTGTTTTTTTATCTTTTTTTTCATTGCTTTTTGCCGTAGATTATTTTGAAGAAGGTAAAAAATTTTTGTATGCTGATAAGCCTCAAGAGGCTGTTTCGGCTCTTTTTAAGGCTAGTCAGGAAGCGGGAACTCCTAAATCGGTCTATCTTTATCTCGGTGTTGCTTATTTTAGGATAGGGAAGTACAGTGAGGCCTTAACCTATCTTTCTCAAGGCAAGGATAAGGATATCCTCAACGAGCATTTGTATTACTACAATATAGGCAATGTATATTTTTTACAAAATCAGTTTGAAGCCTCCGAGTCGGCTTATAATGAGGCTATTTCTTCAAACGGCCTCTATGCTCCGGCGTTTTTAAACAGGGCTAATGCGCGTATCAAACTGGAAAGGCTTGAGGGTGCTTTACAAGATTATAAAATTTATTTAAACTTAAAACCTGATACGCTGCAAAGATCTTCAATCGAAAAAATGATATCGCTTTTGGAAGGTCTTGCCGAAGAGGCGGAAAGAGCGAGAGCCTTAGCTGAAGCAAAAAAAGCTGCCGAGGAGGCTGAACGCTTGGCTGCAGAGGCAAGGTATAAAAAACTTATGGAAGATGTAAACGCCAACCTTTCTTCGGTTGACAATGCAGATGCAGTATCGGCAGGAGCTGACGATACAATAGATTATTCGGAGGAAAACGAACTTGACTGA
- a CDS encoding tetratricopeptide repeat protein: MSSLTIILIAAISASLTFLIIFLLKSVLFPKKRSRIEKNLKSGKYGAAIKDAKSILSKNPRDSEARYLLGKAYLADKKIDLAFIEFKTLNKTAVFNNPATEIEFRTIIADLYLKFQQPDEALKEFMLLNKKDPKNPKPYFQAGQIYENKNKSEQAIAYFQKAIEVDSRFAEAYASLGLLLFKANQIPEAEKAIATALKLAPDNSETLYYHGRILKSKKNYAQALSALEKAARKQEIRSKCFFERGCCYLETNSLEKAEFEFTRAIKSSKQQSAPEVLYSRYLLADCYEKQRDIDQAIEQWEAISAVNPKFRNTAQKLAEYSDLRTNDHMKEYLTLIKEDFFKMCRDITEQHFDYPVQALKETKMGCTILAVEKGSEQWLNTRKKPQLLIFSRDGHTITESFLRSVHEEMKKQAVVTSHIITSGNFSPDAVKFAENRPFNLIDRQKLERIVEKVKFTF, encoded by the coding sequence ATGTCTTCATTAACGATTATTTTGATTGCAGCGATAAGTGCAAGCCTCACTTTCCTCATTATTTTTTTGCTAAAATCTGTTCTTTTTCCAAAAAAAAGATCAAGAATCGAAAAAAACTTAAAATCCGGAAAATATGGAGCTGCAATCAAGGATGCAAAATCAATACTCTCAAAAAATCCCAGAGATTCGGAAGCCCGGTATCTTTTGGGCAAGGCATACCTTGCAGACAAAAAAATAGATCTAGCCTTCATCGAGTTTAAAACTCTAAACAAGACAGCAGTATTTAACAATCCGGCAACCGAAATCGAATTCAGAACTATTATAGCAGATTTATATTTAAAATTCCAGCAGCCGGATGAAGCTTTAAAGGAATTTATGCTTTTAAATAAAAAAGATCCGAAAAATCCCAAGCCTTACTTTCAAGCCGGACAAATTTATGAAAATAAAAACAAGTCGGAACAGGCCATAGCTTATTTTCAAAAAGCTATAGAAGTTGATTCACGCTTTGCAGAAGCCTATGCTTCATTAGGTCTTTTACTTTTTAAAGCAAATCAGATACCTGAGGCCGAAAAAGCCATTGCTACAGCCCTAAAATTAGCCCCGGATAACAGTGAAACTCTCTATTACCATGGAAGAATTTTAAAAAGCAAAAAAAACTACGCACAAGCTCTTTCGGCCCTCGAAAAAGCTGCAAGAAAGCAGGAGATAAGGTCAAAATGCTTTTTTGAAAGAGGATGCTGCTATTTGGAAACAAACAGCCTTGAAAAGGCCGAATTCGAATTCACTAGGGCAATAAAATCTTCAAAGCAGCAATCGGCTCCTGAAGTTCTTTATTCGAGATATCTTTTAGCCGATTGTTACGAAAAACAAAGAGACATAGACCAGGCAATAGAGCAATGGGAAGCCATAAGTGCTGTCAATCCTAAATTCAGGAATACGGCTCAAAAACTGGCCGAATATTCAGACCTTCGTACCAACGACCACATGAAAGAATATTTAACCCTCATCAAGGAAGATTTTTTCAAAATGTGCAGAGATATTACCGAGCAGCACTTTGACTATCCCGTTCAAGCCTTAAAAGAAACAAAGATGGGCTGTACAATACTTGCAGTTGAAAAAGGCTCGGAACAATGGCTTAATACAAGAAAAAAGCCCCAACTTCTAATCTTCTCGAGGGATGGACACACCATAACGGAATCCTTTTTACGATCCGTGCATGAAGAGATGAAAAAACAAGCCGTTGTAACCTCTCACATTATAACCTCGGGCAATTTTTCGCCTGATGCGGTAAAGTTTGCAGAAAACAGGCCATTTAACCTTATTGACAGACAAAAACTCGAAAGAATAGTTGAAAAAGTAAAATTTACATTTTAG
- a CDS encoding metallophosphoesterase — MKKILCISDQIDPVIYSKNIKEKYGDVDFIISAGDLPVDYLDFVQNSLNKPLYFVFGSHHLKALTHYHPEMAEKTKDGEVNIFKKGNTKKSNQGTYIGFKSLKHENIIIAGVSGAKKHNDGKNQFTEKQMKRKLSKMIPALFLNKLRYGRYLDILVTHCPPLIEGEKEENKQEAFECFTKFINFFKPKYLIHGQVHIYDPQQSRSMRHGATEIINAYSRHILEVT, encoded by the coding sequence ATGAAAAAAATTTTATGTATTTCGGATCAGATAGACCCTGTAATTTACAGCAAAAACATAAAAGAGAAATATGGAGATGTAGATTTTATAATATCGGCAGGGGATCTGCCGGTAGACTACCTTGACTTTGTACAAAACTCCTTAAATAAACCGCTTTATTTTGTTTTCGGAAGCCACCACTTAAAAGCTCTTACTCACTATCATCCCGAAATGGCTGAAAAAACAAAGGATGGAGAGGTAAATATATTTAAAAAGGGAAATACAAAAAAAAGCAATCAGGGAACCTATATAGGTTTTAAAAGCCTTAAGCATGAAAACATTATAATAGCCGGCGTTTCGGGTGCTAAAAAGCACAATGACGGTAAAAATCAGTTTACGGAAAAACAAATGAAGCGAAAGCTTTCAAAAATGATTCCGGCACTGTTTTTAAATAAGCTGAGATACGGGCGTTATTTAGATATCTTAGTAACCCACTGTCCCCCATTGATTGAAGGTGAAAAAGAAGAAAATAAACAAGAAGCTTTTGAGTGTTTTACCAAATTTATAAATTTTTTTAAACCTAAATATCTTATACACGGACAAGTCCATATATATGACCCTCAACAATCCCGCAGCATGAGACATGGAGCAACCGAGATAATTAACGCATACAGCAGACATATTTTGGAGGTAACCTAA
- a CDS encoding GAF domain-containing SpoIIE family protein phosphatase: protein MKEINSLDVYALITLSILNILLLLFLIRITAINKKKAGEVSRPFILSTYSTLASAFIISISAAASVFFKSYMILNIGLSVTLVVFTVYMVLSEKIYLQDQVEKQKRDKANADYIKKLQNLPSEESLRAHKLINTARLLLQKTNGLIVRKKDISSEMFPYIAESFLTELSADGAVVLAVQSFEEVLAVKALVGTFPPPYKLPDDLARKEDHVFSNFKYARFEMGESIFTEVASEGKTILIKNWKETTLLPDNGNEKFLQHGSLIFFPLMVNTIIVGVAAVSRSPDKVPFSENEVKTGEFLSGFAAEMINLTLSISEASEHAEIENITDTVAKIQKILLPKNLKKVPGLEIGEYFLQERGICSDYYDVIVQQKRVFIVLADVAGKSIQSAIIMIMIRAILYLITNTDQNMESILDWLNKGITGKIDIDHFASISLLSYEPKTNTIEFIGAGNQAMMIWNNEKNKIELFQQKTDPIGIDVRSTYKSIKIPLKKGDVAALYTDGMIETLNAAGEQYGTTRLAQLMADNNSQNSKDIVNKIKNDMTSFIGKAQTHDDRTLLIIKAR from the coding sequence ATGAAAGAAATTAACTCTCTTGATGTTTATGCATTGATTACTCTTTCGATCTTGAATATTTTATTACTTTTATTTCTCATAAGAATTACGGCTATAAACAAAAAGAAAGCCGGAGAAGTATCAAGGCCGTTTATTTTGTCAACTTATTCTACCCTGGCCTCTGCATTTATAATAAGCATAAGTGCTGCCGCCTCGGTATTTTTTAAAAGCTATATGATTTTAAATATAGGCTTATCGGTTACCCTAGTTGTTTTTACTGTCTATATGGTCTTATCAGAAAAGATATATCTGCAAGACCAAGTAGAAAAACAAAAAAGAGATAAGGCAAATGCAGATTATATTAAAAAATTACAAAACCTCCCCTCTGAAGAATCTTTACGGGCACATAAGCTGATAAACACAGCCCGCCTTTTGCTCCAAAAAACAAACGGATTAATCGTAAGAAAAAAAGATATCTCCTCCGAGATGTTTCCATATATCGCAGAGTCTTTTTTAACGGAATTATCTGCTGATGGGGCTGTAGTCCTCGCAGTACAAAGCTTTGAAGAGGTCCTAGCTGTAAAGGCCTTAGTCGGCACCTTTCCTCCGCCGTATAAATTACCTGATGACCTTGCACGCAAAGAAGACCACGTATTTTCCAACTTTAAATATGCACGGTTTGAGATGGGTGAATCTATATTTACCGAAGTCGCCTCCGAAGGCAAAACAATTCTCATTAAAAATTGGAAAGAAACTACTTTGCTTCCTGACAATGGAAACGAAAAATTTTTACAGCATGGAAGTCTCATATTCTTCCCCTTAATGGTAAACACCATTATAGTGGGTGTGGCGGCAGTATCCCGCAGTCCGGATAAGGTTCCCTTTTCAGAAAATGAAGTCAAGACAGGCGAATTCTTATCGGGTTTTGCAGCAGAAATGATTAACCTTACTTTAAGTATATCCGAGGCTTCCGAACATGCTGAAATTGAAAATATAACCGATACGGTTGCAAAAATTCAAAAAATTCTTTTACCTAAAAACTTAAAAAAAGTTCCCGGCCTTGAAATAGGAGAATATTTTTTACAGGAAAGAGGTATCTGCAGTGACTATTATGACGTAATCGTTCAACAAAAAAGAGTCTTTATCGTCCTTGCAGATGTTGCAGGTAAAAGTATTCAATCTGCAATTATTATGATTATGATTAGGGCCATCCTCTACCTTATAACAAACACCGATCAAAACATGGAATCTATTTTAGACTGGCTCAATAAGGGTATTACCGGCAAGATAGATATAGACCACTTTGCAAGTATTTCTCTTTTATCCTATGAACCCAAAACAAATACGATAGAATTCATAGGCGCAGGTAATCAGGCAATGATGATATGGAACAATGAAAAAAATAAAATCGAACTATTCCAGCAAAAAACGGATCCCATAGGAATAGATGTCCGCTCAACATATAAAAGCATAAAAATTCCTTTGAAAAAAGGTGATGTAGCAGCACTTTATACGGACGGTATGATCGAAACGCTTAATGCTGCAGGAGAGCAGTACGGGACAACAAGACTTGCACAACTAATGGCAGATAATAATTCCCAAAATTCAAAAGATATAGTAAATAAAATAAAAAATGACATGACTTCGTTTATAGGAAAGGCCCAGACTCATGATGATCGCACTTTGCTGATTATTAAGGCTAGGTAA
- a CDS encoding anti-sigma factor antagonist (This anti-anti-sigma factor, or anti-sigma factor antagonist, belongs to a family that includes characterized members SpoIIAA, RsbV, RsfA, and RsfB.), with protein MELKIRKNKEVYIIDVSGEMDLYNSYRLKELVMKMIERQIKCMIINLEDVDYIDSSGIGALIYICSTVKKMNLRLFITNIHGSVKKVIELTKLMGYFPITNSLEEALQKMES; from the coding sequence ATGGAACTAAAAATCCGAAAAAACAAAGAGGTTTACATTATTGACGTAAGCGGTGAAATGGACCTATACAATTCATACAGACTAAAAGAACTTGTTATGAAGATGATAGAACGTCAAATCAAATGTATGATTATAAATCTTGAGGATGTGGACTACATAGATTCTTCAGGAATAGGAGCATTGATTTATATCTGCTCTACCGTAAAAAAGATGAATCTGCGGCTGTTTATAACCAATATTCACGGTTCAGTGAAAAAGGTTATAGAACTGACAAAGCTGATGGGCTACTTTCCCATAACAAACAGTTTGGAAGAAGCATTACAAAAAATGGAAAGCTAA
- a CDS encoding ATP-binding protein: protein MTAIKELKVDEKNPLFDKTGMLYKEFPSDFRQIRYFTLLIVQSAPLEIKGINLLEQQISEIIKNAVKHGNRCNPSKKVKVWYEFSSTHAHLIVEDEGEGFKEIDKWNEFNRKRLECLHKQDFANLGAYVSFRTARSDEYDGGNALFAALEYWDGGFIFNKKKNGVAMLKKYPQKKHGISL, encoded by the coding sequence ATGACAGCAATAAAAGAACTTAAAGTTGATGAAAAAAATCCCTTATTCGATAAAACAGGGATGTTATATAAAGAATTTCCTTCTGATTTCAGGCAAATCAGATATTTTACACTCTTGATAGTACAATCAGCCCCCTTAGAAATAAAGGGAATCAACCTCTTGGAACAGCAAATCAGTGAGATTATTAAAAATGCGGTAAAACACGGAAACAGATGTAATCCGTCCAAAAAAGTCAAGGTATGGTATGAATTCAGCTCTACCCATGCACATTTAATAGTCGAGGATGAAGGAGAAGGCTTTAAAGAAATCGACAAGTGGAACGAATTCAATAGAAAACGCTTGGAGTGTCTGCATAAGCAGGACTTTGCAAACCTTGGAGCCTATGTTTCTTTTAGAACAGCCCGAAGCGATGAATATGACGGAGGAAACGCCCTTTTTGCAGCCCTCGAATATTGGGACGGAGGTTTTATTTTTAACAAGAAAAAAAACGGCGTTGCTATGCTAAAAAAATATCCTCAAAAAAAACACGGTATTTCGCTATAA
- a CDS encoding tyrosine phenol-lyase: MDIKNYPAEPFRIKVVETVKMIDKDQRAKVAKEAGYNTFLINSEDVYIDLLTDSGTNAMSDKQWGGMMIGDEAYAGSRNFHHLEETVQDIFGFKHLVPTHQGRGAENLLSRIAIKPGQYVPGNMYFTTTRYHQEANGGIFVDIINDDAHDAGKNVPFKGDIDLNKLEKLIKEKGAENIAYVCLAVTVNLAGGQPVSMKNMKAVRELTKKHGIKVFYDATRCVENAYFIKEQEAGYADKSIKEIVREMFSYADGCTMSGKKDCIVNIGGFLCMNDEELFQAAKEFVVVFEGMPSYGGMAGRDMEAMAIGLKEALQFEYIEHRIKQVRYLGDKLLEAGVPIIEPVGGHAVFLDARRFCPHLKQTEFPAQALAAELYIESGVRSMERGIVSAGRDPKTRENHVPKLETVRLTIPRRVYTYKHMDIVADAVIKLYKHKEVIKGLKFVYEPKQLRFFTARFEHI, encoded by the coding sequence ATGGATATTAAAAATTATCCTGCAGAACCTTTTAGAATAAAGGTTGTAGAGACTGTTAAGATGATCGATAAGGATCAAAGAGCAAAGGTTGCCAAGGAAGCCGGTTATAACACCTTCCTTATTAACTCGGAAGATGTTTATATCGACCTTCTTACCGACTCGGGAACAAACGCAATGAGCGATAAGCAATGGGGCGGTATGATGATAGGAGATGAAGCCTATGCCGGAAGCCGCAACTTTCATCACTTGGAAGAAACCGTTCAAGATATTTTCGGCTTTAAGCATCTTGTACCGACCCATCAAGGCCGCGGTGCCGAAAACCTTCTTTCAAGAATAGCAATTAAGCCCGGACAGTATGTACCCGGAAACATGTACTTTACCACTACCAGATACCATCAAGAAGCAAACGGCGGTATCTTCGTGGATATCATAAACGATGATGCCCATGATGCAGGCAAAAATGTTCCTTTTAAAGGCGACATCGACTTGAACAAGCTTGAAAAGCTTATAAAAGAAAAGGGAGCCGAAAATATTGCATACGTTTGTTTGGCGGTTACGGTAAACCTTGCAGGCGGTCAGCCCGTTTCTATGAAGAACATGAAAGCTGTCCGTGAGCTTACAAAAAAACACGGCATCAAGGTATTCTACGATGCAACCCGCTGCGTAGAAAACGCCTACTTTATCAAAGAACAAGAAGCCGGTTATGCCGACAAGTCTATCAAAGAAATCGTAAGAGAAATGTTCAGCTATGCAGACGGATGTACCATGAGCGGTAAAAAAGACTGTATCGTAAATATCGGGGGCTTCCTCTGTATGAACGATGAAGAGCTTTTCCAAGCTGCAAAGGAATTCGTTGTTGTATTTGAAGGTATGCCTTCATACGGCGGTATGGCAGGACGCGATATGGAAGCTATGGCTATCGGTCTAAAAGAAGCCCTCCAGTTTGAATATATCGAACACAGAATCAAGCAGGTCCGCTATTTAGGCGACAAGCTCTTGGAAGCCGGAGTTCCTATTATCGAGCCCGTAGGAGGACACGCAGTATTCCTCGATGCAAGACGCTTCTGTCCTCATCTTAAGCAAACCGAATTCCCTGCACAGGCCCTAGCTGCAGAGCTTTATATAGAATCGGGAGTTAGAAGTATGGAACGGGGTATTGTTTCTGCAGGACGAGATCCTAAGACAAGGGAAAACCACGTACCGAAACTTGAAACAGTCCGCTTAACCATTCCGCGCCGTGTTTATACATATAAACACATGGACATTGTAGCAGATGCCGTTATTAAGTTGTACAAACACAAGGAAGTTATAAAAGGATTAAAGTTCGTTTACGAACCTAAACAGCTCCGCTTCTTTACGGCACGCTTTGAACATATCTAA
- a CDS encoding type II toxin-antitoxin system RelE/ParE family toxin, producing the protein MRIIETPVFTKQINRLLDEDTYKQFKEYLVCNPLKGKLIKGGGGIRKIRWSKKNTGKSGGIRIIYFIKTETKIYLLFAYSKSDAESITKKQINMLASFIKGL; encoded by the coding sequence ATGAGAATTATAGAAACGCCTGTTTTCACAAAACAAATAAATAGGCTACTGGACGAAGATACATATAAACAATTTAAAGAATATCTAGTATGTAATCCATTGAAAGGTAAATTGATTAAGGGTGGCGGCGGAATACGAAAAATAAGATGGAGCAAAAAGAATACTGGAAAAAGCGGCGGTATTAGGATTATTTATTTTATAAAAACTGAAACAAAGATATATTTGTTGTTTGCTTATTCAAAAAGTGATGCAGAGAGCATTACAAAAAAACAAATAAATATGTTGGCAAGTTTTATTAAAGGTTTATAA
- the nadS gene encoding NadS family protein, with amino-acid sequence MFKRKKMSDEMFTELLQSVKEAVLIEKGEIPPSRVFEIEPLDIAKIRSKTNKTQEEFASMLNISIGTLRNWEQGRRKPDGAALSLLKIVSANPQYVESVLQG; translated from the coding sequence ATGTTTAAAAGGAAAAAAATGAGTGATGAGATGTTTACCGAATTACTCCAAAGCGTAAAGGAAGCTGTTTTAATTGAAAAAGGAGAAATTCCCCCCTCCAGAGTTTTTGAAATAGAACCTTTGGATATTGCCAAAATACGCAGTAAGACAAATAAAACACAAGAAGAATTTGCATCTATGCTTAATATCAGTATCGGCACCTTGCGAAACTGGGAGCAAGGCAGGCGTAAACCTGACGGGGCGGCCTTGTCTCTACTTAAAATTGTTTCGGCTAATCCTCAATATGTGGAAAGTGTGCTACAGGGATAA
- a CDS encoding TetR/AcrR family transcriptional regulator: MPEKNENRESRQEDRESRQNQLIDAATTLFFSKGYTNTSVRDILDEANDRTSSPSVFYYYFESKEAIYRAVLRRYSERYVKSVQDAIDTHKDDAQSLMTQVTRLFLKTVKADAHGKEAAASPDNLLYSLKLKEELTQKFVEVWELFIRSLDWYKADAETIHKAAVFIAGGIGEMMYDFGYVHEKKEGSARKLMDCMIDFCAGALNAPAAEKEKYRRIVYDNLA; encoded by the coding sequence ATGCCTGAAAAAAACGAAAACAGAGAAAGTCGGCAAGAAGACAGAGAAAGTCGACAAAATCAATTGATCGATGCGGCGACAACGCTGTTTTTTTCAAAAGGCTATACAAATACGTCTGTTCGGGATATTTTAGATGAGGCAAACGATAGGACGTCTTCGCCGAGCGTTTTTTATTATTATTTTGAATCGAAGGAAGCAATTTACCGCGCCGTTTTGCGCCGGTACTCCGAGCGCTATGTAAAATCCGTACAGGATGCAATCGACACTCACAAAGACGACGCGCAATCGCTTATGACTCAAGTAACGCGCCTGTTTTTAAAAACGGTAAAAGCCGATGCTCACGGAAAAGAAGCGGCCGCTTCGCCGGACAATCTTTTGTACTCATTAAAACTCAAAGAAGAACTGACACAAAAATTTGTTGAAGTTTGGGAACTGTTTATCCGCTCACTGGATTGGTACAAAGCGGACGCCGAAACGATTCATAAAGCTGCCGTTTTTATTGCCGGCGGCATCGGAGAAATGATGTACGATTTCGGCTATGTTCACGAAAAAAAAGAAGGCAGCGCCCGAAAACTTATGGACTGCATGATTGACTTTTGCGCCGGTGCTTTGAACGCTCCGGCTGCGGAAAAAGAAAAATACAGGAGGATTGTGTATGATAACCTTGCATGA